A genome region from uncultured Roseibium sp. includes the following:
- a CDS encoding tRNA (guanine(46)-N(7))-methyltransferase TrmB, whose product MTDRYEGAFFGRRKGKPLSPKRSALMENELPRLGLDLTAPPPDDLATLFTVPVREVWLEVGFGGGEHLLHRARENPDIGFIGVEPFIGSMAKTVSAIVDEGIENIRLHDDDAVDVLDWLPEASLDLAYQLYPDPWPKKRHWKRRFVNAANLDRYARVLKPGTEFRFASDIDTYVDWTLRHCHDHASFEWTAECADDWRRPWAGWPGTRYEAKALREGRVPRYLTFRRARTT is encoded by the coding sequence ATGACCGATCGTTACGAAGGCGCCTTTTTCGGCCGGCGCAAGGGAAAACCGCTCAGCCCCAAGCGCAGCGCGCTGATGGAAAACGAGCTGCCCCGCCTGGGCCTGGACCTGACCGCCCCGCCACCGGATGACCTTGCCACGCTGTTCACCGTGCCGGTGCGCGAAGTCTGGCTGGAAGTGGGTTTTGGCGGCGGCGAGCATCTGCTGCACCGCGCGCGGGAAAATCCGGACATCGGTTTCATCGGCGTTGAACCTTTCATCGGCAGCATGGCGAAGACGGTCAGTGCGATTGTGGACGAGGGGATTGAGAATATCCGCCTCCATGACGACGATGCCGTCGATGTTCTCGACTGGTTGCCCGAAGCGTCTCTGGATCTTGCCTATCAACTCTACCCGGATCCGTGGCCCAAGAAGCGCCACTGGAAACGCCGCTTCGTCAATGCCGCGAACCTGGACCGTTATGCTAGGGTGTTGAAGCCGGGTACCGAGTTCCGCTTCGCAAGCGACATCGATACCTATGTGGACTGGACCCTGCGCCATTGCCACGACCATGCGTCCTTCGAGTGGACGGCGGAATGCGCCGACGACTGGCGCAGGCCCTGGGCCGGCTGGCCCGGCACGCGCTACGAGGCCAAGGCCCTGCGTGAAGGCCGGGTGCCGCGCTATTTGACTTTCCGGCGGGCGCGCACCACCTAA
- the rimP gene encoding ribosome maturation factor RimP, giving the protein MSANEARIITEQGLDARVAAIVEPVIEDLGYRLVRTMISAANGCTLQIMAERPDGTMTVEDCETISRAVSPALDVEDPINRAYHLEISSPGIDRPLVRASDFERWAGHEVKVELAVMLDGRKRFRGTLLGVKDGAALVRLADVRKDEQDTFELPLEDIGEAKLVLTDDLITAALKAEKAALAARGAQMETESKAN; this is encoded by the coding sequence GTGAGCGCAAACGAAGCGAGAATCATAACGGAGCAGGGGCTGGATGCCCGTGTAGCCGCTATTGTGGAACCGGTGATCGAGGATCTCGGCTACCGCCTCGTGCGCACAATGATCAGCGCGGCCAACGGCTGCACGCTGCAGATCATGGCAGAACGCCCCGACGGCACCATGACCGTCGAAGATTGCGAAACCATCAGCCGGGCCGTTTCGCCGGCCCTCGATGTGGAAGACCCGATCAACCGGGCCTATCACCTGGAGATCTCGTCTCCGGGGATCGATCGACCGCTGGTTCGTGCGAGTGATTTCGAGCGTTGGGCCGGCCATGAAGTCAAGGTCGAACTCGCCGTGATGCTCGACGGCCGCAAACGGTTCCGCGGCACGCTGCTGGGCGTGAAGGACGGAGCGGCACTTGTCCGCCTCGCGGATGTGCGCAAGGACGAACAGGATACTTTCGAACTGCCTCTGGAAGATATCGGCGAAGCCAAGCTGGTACTGACGGATGATCTGATTACTGCTGCGCTGAAAGCGGAAAAAGCGGCTCTGGCCGCGCGGGGCGCGCAGATGGAAACTGAAAGCAAGGCCAACTGA
- the nusA gene encoding transcription termination factor NusA encodes MAISANRLELLQIADAVAREKSIDRNIVITAMEDAIQKAARSRYGTETEVRAEINAKTGEIRLQRLLQVVEAVENVSTEISLDDARARNPEATLGDFIAEPLPPLDFGRIAAQSAKQVIVQKVREAERDRQYEEFKDRVGEVVNGVVKRAEYGNVIVDLGRGEGIVRRDELIPREAFRTGDRIRAYIYDVRREQRGPQIFLSRTHPQFMAKLFAQEVPEIYDGVIEIRSVARDPGSRAKIAVISKDSSIDPVGACVGMRGSRVQAVVGELQGEKIDIIPWNEDPATFIVNALQPAEVAKVVLDEDAERIEVVVPDEQLSLAIGRRGQNVRLASQLTGWAIDIMTEQEESERRQKEFQERSQLFMDALNVDEMVGQLLATEGFTSVEEVAYVDLDEIAMIEGFDGETAEEIQARGRDYLEELEANLDKERIELGVSDDLRSIDGMTTAMMVALGKDDIKTMEDLAGCAADDLVGWTERKDGETKRFEGSLSGMDLSRAEAETMVMAARVAAGWITEEELAAMSAEAEAEEVEEVEEAETEAAPAGAILNG; translated from the coding sequence ATGGCTATCAGCGCGAACCGGCTGGAACTGCTGCAAATCGCCGACGCGGTTGCCAGGGAAAAGTCGATTGACCGCAACATCGTCATCACGGCGATGGAGGATGCGATCCAGAAGGCTGCCCGGTCCCGCTACGGTACCGAGACGGAAGTGCGTGCCGAGATCAATGCCAAGACCGGTGAAATCCGTCTCCAGCGTCTCCTGCAGGTCGTCGAAGCCGTCGAAAACGTTTCGACCGAAATCTCCCTCGACGATGCGCGCGCCCGCAACCCGGAAGCAACCCTCGGCGATTTCATTGCCGAGCCGCTGCCGCCGCTCGATTTCGGCCGTATCGCGGCGCAGTCCGCCAAGCAGGTGATCGTGCAGAAGGTGCGCGAAGCCGAGCGTGACCGCCAGTACGAGGAATTCAAGGACCGGGTCGGCGAAGTCGTCAACGGCGTGGTCAAGCGGGCCGAATACGGCAACGTGATCGTGGATCTCGGCCGCGGCGAAGGCATTGTCCGTCGTGACGAACTGATCCCGCGCGAAGCCTTCCGAACCGGCGACCGTATCCGCGCCTATATCTACGACGTGCGCCGCGAGCAGCGCGGTCCGCAGATCTTCCTGTCGCGGACCCATCCGCAGTTCATGGCAAAGCTCTTTGCCCAGGAAGTGCCGGAAATCTACGACGGCGTCATCGAGATCAGGTCTGTCGCCCGTGATCCGGGCTCGCGTGCGAAGATCGCCGTGATCTCCAAGGACAGCTCGATCGATCCGGTCGGCGCCTGTGTCGGGATGCGCGGTAGCCGTGTGCAGGCCGTGGTCGGCGAACTGCAGGGCGAGAAGATCGACATCATTCCGTGGAACGAAGATCCGGCGACCTTTATCGTCAACGCCCTCCAGCCAGCCGAAGTCGCCAAGGTCGTTCTTGATGAAGACGCGGAACGCATCGAGGTGGTCGTTCCCGACGAACAGCTGTCGCTCGCCATTGGCCGTCGCGGCCAGAACGTGCGTCTGGCGTCCCAGCTCACTGGCTGGGCCATCGACATCATGACCGAGCAGGAAGAATCCGAGCGTCGCCAGAAGGAATTCCAGGAACGCTCGCAGCTCTTCATGGATGCGCTCAACGTCGACGAGATGGTCGGCCAGCTGCTGGCCACCGAAGGCTTTACTTCCGTGGAAGAAGTGGCCTATGTCGATCTGGACGAAATCGCCATGATCGAAGGTTTCGACGGGGAAACCGCGGAAGAGATCCAGGCGCGTGGCCGCGATTATCTGGAAGAGCTGGAAGCCAATCTCGACAAGGAACGCATCGAACTCGGTGTTTCCGACGATCTGCGGTCCATCGACGGCATGACCACGGCGATGATGGTCGCGCTTGGCAAGGACGACATCAAGACCATGGAAGACCTTGCGGGCTGTGCGGCGGACGATCTGGTCGGCTGGACCGAACGCAAGGATGGCGAAACCAAGCGGTTTGAAGGCTCCTTGAGCGGTATGGACCTGTCGCGGGCCGAAGCTGAAACCATGGTGATGGCTGCGCGCGTTGCCGCCGGCTGGATTACCGAGGAAGAGCTGGCTGCAATGTCCGCTGAAGCCGAGGCTGAAGAAGTCGAGGAAGTCGAAGAGGCGGAAACCGAAGCAGCACCCGCGGGTGCAATTCTGAACGGCTGA
- a CDS encoding RNA-binding protein, whose translation MPKKNEPTERQCAVSRKVLPVDRLIRFVLDPEGRVVPDLKRRLPGRGVWITAAQDTVCAAEKEKKRVFGRGFKCEALVEPGLAEQIDALMEKNALQALSMTRKAGELITGFSKVEAALRRDEVAGLIHASDAAEDGIRKLTAVAASRFDTVNGLSVVRLFDSTQLDLALGRSNVIHAALLAGPASENFLSQVRELEAFRSNSAADEQGNPGSAVAQD comes from the coding sequence GTGCCAAAAAAGAACGAACCGACGGAACGGCAATGTGCCGTGAGCCGCAAGGTACTTCCGGTGGATCGTTTGATACGCTTCGTTCTCGACCCGGAAGGCCGGGTGGTGCCGGATCTGAAACGCAGGCTCCCCGGACGGGGCGTCTGGATTACCGCGGCGCAGGACACCGTTTGTGCCGCGGAAAAGGAGAAGAAACGGGTATTCGGCAGAGGCTTCAAGTGTGAGGCCCTGGTGGAGCCGGGGCTTGCGGAGCAGATAGATGCTCTCATGGAAAAGAACGCCCTGCAGGCGTTGTCCATGACCCGCAAGGCCGGTGAACTGATTACCGGTTTTTCGAAAGTGGAAGCGGCTCTGCGGCGCGACGAGGTCGCTGGGCTCATTCATGCCTCGGACGCAGCCGAGGATGGAATTCGTAAGCTGACGGCGGTGGCCGCCAGCCGATTTGACACCGTAAACGGACTTTCCGTCGTCCGTTTGTTCGATTCGACTCAATTGGATTTGGCATTGGGTCGGTCAAATGTGATACATGCTGCACTGCTTGCGGGGCCGGCGAGCGAAAACTTCCTGTCGCAAGTGCGCGAACTGGAAGCATTCCGGTCGAATTCCGCCGCAGACGAACAAGGCAACCCAGGCAGTGCGGTTGCGCAGGACTGA
- the infB gene encoding translation initiation factor IF-2: MSDTKNPGDKTISVERKTLGLKRSGGDQGTVRQSFSHGRTKAVVVEKKKRRVVVPGQEPKAEPSAPVAKRPDETPQAPRPRPAAEAPQAPRRGGQRPKGGNVLRSLTKEEAEARAAALKMAQVREVEERKQAAEDAKRRAEEEARRKVEEEARRKVEEEERKKREEEEARLAAEKAAEDARAEAEKPAEPAGKASAPASEAATDARPARTDRPAAARPATAEEGEDRGGKSAVRAVKRQKPAPTPSRPRGGDDRRRSKLTISAATGGSDEQRSRSLASLRRRREKEKRGSQQVVREKVLREVILPEAITIQELANRMAERAVDVIKILMKQGQMLKINDVIDADTAELIAVEMGHTVKRVSEADVEEGLFSTEDAAENMKPRPPVVTIMGHVDHGKTSLLDAIRNSKVVTGEAGGITQHIGAYQVEQDGNKITFIDTPGHAAFSQMRARGAKSTDIVILVVAADDGVMPQTKEAIAHAKAADAPIIVAINKIDKVGADPNRVRTELLQDEIVVESMGGDVIDVEVSALKGTNLDKLLEMILLQSEVLELKANPERKAEGIVVEAQLDRGRGPVATVLVQKGTLRPGDILVAGAEWGRVRAMLDEDGNQVPEAGPSKPVEVLGFQGTPEAGDMVAVVENEARAREIVDYRQRQIREKASVLASGARGSLEQMMNRLQETGKKEFPLVLKGDVQGSVEAIAHALNELGTDEVAARILLAGVGGITESDVTLATASKAPIIGFNVRANKQAREAASREGIEIRYYNIIYDLVDDIKAAMSGLLSPERRETFLGNAEIKEIFHISKVGKVAGCLVTEGVVERGANVRLIRDDVVIHEGQLGTLKRFKDEVKSVESGQECGMNFVNYQDMRPGDIIECFRVEEIARTL; encoded by the coding sequence ATGAGCGATACGAAGAACCCAGGCGACAAGACAATCAGCGTTGAGCGCAAGACGCTCGGCCTCAAGCGGAGTGGTGGCGATCAGGGAACTGTTCGGCAGTCGTTCTCCCATGGCCGGACGAAGGCGGTCGTCGTCGAGAAGAAGAAGCGTCGCGTTGTGGTGCCCGGTCAGGAGCCGAAGGCCGAGCCGTCCGCACCCGTGGCCAAGCGACCCGACGAAACGCCTCAAGCACCGCGCCCCAGGCCGGCGGCAGAGGCGCCCCAGGCACCTCGTCGCGGCGGTCAGCGCCCGAAGGGCGGCAACGTTCTGCGCTCCCTGACCAAGGAAGAGGCCGAAGCGCGCGCTGCCGCGCTCAAGATGGCTCAGGTCCGGGAGGTCGAGGAACGCAAGCAGGCTGCGGAAGACGCCAAGCGGCGCGCCGAAGAGGAAGCCCGCCGCAAGGTTGAAGAGGAAGCCCGGCGCAAGGTCGAGGAAGAAGAGCGCAAGAAGCGCGAGGAAGAAGAAGCCCGTCTTGCGGCCGAGAAGGCTGCCGAAGATGCGCGTGCCGAGGCTGAAAAGCCGGCGGAACCGGCCGGAAAAGCCTCCGCGCCGGCTTCCGAAGCTGCGACCGACGCCCGCCCGGCACGTACCGACCGGCCGGCTGCAGCCCGTCCCGCGACAGCGGAAGAAGGCGAAGATCGCGGCGGCAAGTCGGCCGTACGCGCCGTCAAGCGTCAGAAGCCTGCGCCGACCCCGTCCCGGCCCCGCGGTGGCGATGACCGCCGGCGGTCCAAGCTTACGATTTCGGCTGCCACCGGCGGATCCGACGAGCAGCGTTCGCGTTCGCTCGCCTCGCTCCGCCGCCGCCGCGAAAAGGAAAAGCGCGGCAGCCAGCAGGTGGTCCGCGAAAAAGTCCTGCGTGAAGTGATCCTGCCGGAAGCCATCACGATTCAGGAACTCGCCAACCGCATGGCCGAGCGCGCCGTTGATGTGATCAAGATCCTCATGAAGCAGGGTCAGATGCTGAAGATCAACGACGTCATCGATGCCGATACGGCCGAACTGATCGCGGTCGAAATGGGCCACACGGTCAAGCGCGTGTCGGAAGCCGATGTCGAGGAAGGCCTGTTCTCTACCGAGGACGCGGCCGAGAACATGAAGCCGCGGCCGCCGGTCGTGACCATCATGGGCCACGTCGACCACGGCAAGACGTCGCTGCTCGATGCGATCCGCAATTCCAAGGTGGTCACCGGGGAAGCCGGGGGCATCACCCAGCATATCGGCGCCTATCAGGTGGAGCAGGACGGCAATAAGATCACCTTCATCGATACGCCAGGCCACGCCGCGTTCTCGCAGATGCGTGCCCGCGGTGCGAAGTCGACCGATATCGTGATCCTGGTGGTGGCGGCCGATGACGGTGTCATGCCGCAGACCAAGGAAGCTATTGCCCACGCCAAGGCGGCCGACGCGCCGATCATCGTCGCGATCAACAAGATCGACAAGGTTGGTGCCGATCCGAACCGGGTACGCACCGAGCTTCTGCAGGACGAAATCGTTGTGGAATCCATGGGCGGTGACGTCATCGACGTTGAGGTGTCCGCGCTGAAGGGCACCAACCTGGACAAGCTTCTGGAAATGATCCTGCTTCAGTCCGAAGTGCTCGAACTGAAGGCCAATCCGGAGCGCAAGGCCGAGGGCATCGTGGTCGAAGCCCAGCTCGACCGCGGCCGCGGTCCGGTCGCGACCGTTCTGGTCCAGAAGGGCACCCTGCGTCCGGGCGATATTCTTGTCGCCGGTGCCGAATGGGGCCGTGTCCGCGCCATGCTCGACGAGGACGGCAATCAGGTGCCCGAAGCCGGTCCGTCCAAGCCAGTCGAGGTTCTGGGCTTCCAGGGCACGCCGGAAGCCGGCGACATGGTGGCCGTGGTCGAAAATGAAGCCCGTGCCCGCGAAATCGTGGACTACCGTCAGCGACAGATCCGCGAAAAGGCCTCGGTGCTTGCCTCCGGTGCCCGCGGTTCGCTCGAGCAGATGATGAACCGGCTGCAGGAAACCGGCAAAAAGGAGTTCCCGCTGGTGCTCAAGGGCGACGTGCAGGGATCGGTCGAGGCCATTGCCCACGCGCTCAACGAACTCGGCACCGACGAAGTCGCCGCGCGCATCCTTTTGGCAGGTGTCGGTGGCATCACCGAGAGCGATGTCACCCTGGCAACCGCGTCCAAGGCACCGATCATCGGCTTCAACGTCCGCGCCAACAAGCAGGCCCGCGAAGCGGCATCCCGTGAAGGCATCGAGATCCGCTACTACAACATCATCTACGACCTGGTGGATGACATCAAAGCGGCCATGTCGGGGCTTCTGTCGCCGGAGCGTCGGGAAACCTTCCTCGGCAACGCGGAGATCAAGGAAATCTTCCACATTTCCAAGGTCGGCAAGGTCGCGGGCTGTCTGGTCACCGAAGGTGTCGTGGAACGCGGTGCCAACGTTCGCCTCATTCGCGACGACGTCGTCATCCACGAAGGCCAGCTTGGCACGCTCAAGCGCTTCAAGGATGAGGTCAAGTCGGTCGAATCCGGTCAGGAATGCGGCATGAACTTCGTCAACTACCAGGACATGCGCCCCGGAGACATCATCGAATGTTTCCGTGTCGAAGAGATCGCCAGGACGCTTTAA
- the rbfA gene encoding 30S ribosome-binding factor RbfA, translated as MSRHHGHGPKGPSQRQLRVGELVRKELSDILTRGELSDPDLEGVIVTIPEVRMTPDLRLATCLVMPLGGSEGQKIEKALNHSAKFLRGLVSRRLTLKYMPDLRFVLDTRFDDDDRIETLLHSPTVARDLDQDGD; from the coding sequence ATGTCTCGACATCATGGACATGGGCCGAAGGGGCCGTCGCAACGCCAGTTGCGGGTCGGCGAACTGGTCCGCAAGGAACTGTCCGATATTCTGACCCGTGGCGAACTGTCGGACCCGGACCTGGAAGGCGTCATCGTCACCATTCCCGAGGTGCGCATGACGCCGGATCTCCGGCTTGCGACCTGTCTGGTCATGCCGCTTGGCGGCAGTGAGGGTCAGAAGATCGAAAAGGCGCTCAACCACTCCGCAAAATTCCTGCGCGGTCTGGTCTCTCGTCGGCTGACCTTGAAATACATGCCGGACCTGCGCTTCGTGCTCGATACCCGGTTTGACGACGACGACCGGATCGAGACCTTGCTGCATTCGCCGACAGTGGCGCGCGACCTGGATCAGGACGGCGACTGA
- the truB gene encoding tRNA pseudouridine(55) synthase TruB, protein MARQKARKNRNAINGWLVLDKPYGITSNDALGKIKRILHPQKVGHAGTLDPRATGCLPLAFGEATKTVSFVMDGRKIYRFEVTWGAETNTDDTEGEVVATSDVRPDADAIRAVLADFTGTIMQVPPAFSAIKVDGERAYDLARDGETVELEARPIEVHRLDLVDCPDENRAVFEAECGKGTYVRALARDMGRRLGSCGHVTDLRRLLVGPFGEDDMVTLDELVEAAGELEEGECIEALVEDFILPVREAMENLEEIVVSLEDAAKIRKGMAVLLRGRSAPLACEAAFASHAGVPVALGAIDKGRFQPSRVFNL, encoded by the coding sequence ATGGCGCGGCAAAAGGCACGCAAGAACCGGAACGCCATCAACGGCTGGCTTGTGCTCGACAAGCCCTATGGCATTACCTCCAACGACGCGCTCGGCAAGATCAAGCGCATCCTGCATCCGCAGAAGGTCGGCCATGCCGGCACGCTCGATCCCCGCGCCACCGGCTGTCTGCCGTTGGCGTTCGGCGAAGCGACCAAGACGGTGTCCTTCGTCATGGACGGCCGCAAGATCTACCGCTTCGAGGTGACCTGGGGCGCAGAGACCAACACCGACGATACCGAAGGCGAGGTCGTGGCGACCTCCGATGTGCGCCCGGACGCCGACGCCATCCGCGCGGTTCTGGCCGACTTCACCGGTACGATCATGCAGGTGCCGCCGGCCTTTTCCGCCATCAAGGTCGATGGAGAACGGGCCTACGATCTTGCCCGCGACGGTGAGACGGTCGAATTGGAAGCCCGCCCGATCGAGGTGCACCGGCTCGATCTGGTGGACTGCCCCGACGAAAACAGGGCCGTGTTCGAGGCCGAATGCGGCAAGGGCACCTATGTGCGTGCGTTGGCCCGCGACATGGGCCGTAGGCTCGGCAGTTGTGGTCACGTCACCGACCTGCGCCGCCTGCTGGTCGGCCCCTTCGGCGAAGACGACATGGTCACCCTGGACGAACTGGTTGAAGCAGCCGGGGAACTGGAAGAGGGCGAGTGCATCGAGGCGCTGGTCGAGGATTTCATCCTGCCCGTCCGCGAGGCGATGGAAAATCTGGAAGAGATCGTCGTCTCGCTGGAAGACGCGGCGAAGATCCGCAAGGGCATGGCCGTGCTGTTGCGCGGCCGGTCGGCGCCGCTGGCCTGCGAAGCGGCCTTCGCCAGCCACGCGGGCGTGCCCGTCGCGCTCGGAGCCATCGACAAGGGCCGCTTCCAGCCGAGCCGGGTGTTCAATCTTTGA
- the rpsO gene encoding 30S ribosomal protein S15 produces the protein MSITAERKAELMKEYATKEGDTGSPEVQVAILTERINNLTEHFKTHGKDNHSRRGLLKMVASRRSLLDYVKGKSNERYLSLIQRLGIRR, from the coding sequence ATGTCGATTACTGCTGAGCGTAAAGCTGAGTTGATGAAAGAATATGCCACCAAGGAAGGCGATACCGGGTCTCCGGAAGTCCAGGTCGCAATTCTCACCGAACGGATCAACAATCTGACGGAACACTTCAAGACCCACGGCAAGGACAACCACTCCCGCCGCGGCCTCCTGAAGATGGTAGCATCGCGTCGTTCGCTTCTTGACTACGTCAAGGGCAAGAGCAACGAGCGCTATCTGTCGCTGATCCAGCGCCTTGGCATTCGCCGCTAA
- the pnp gene encoding polyribonucleotide nucleotidyltransferase, protein MFDIHRVEVEWGGRPLVLETGKVARQADGAVMATYGETKVLATVVSAKQPKPGQDFFPLTVNYQEKAFAAGKIPGGYFKREGRPSEHETLTSRLIDRPIRPLFADGYKNETQVVITVLSHDMENAPDILAMVASSAALTLSGVPFMGPIGGARVGLINGEYVLNPLVDDMPESTLDLVVAGTADAVLMVESEAKELDEDTMLGAVMFGHSGFQPVIDAIIKLAEAAAKEPREFSMPDHSALYEQIKGMAADELKAAYAITAKTERKNAVDAVKAKVVEALITNGGDDAPEATVLGGEFKKLEAEIVRGAILDTGSRIDGRDLSTVRAISSEVGILSRAHGSALFTRGETQALAVATLGTGEDEQYVDALEGTYKSHFMLHYNFPPYSVGEAGRMGSPGRREIGHGKLAWRAINPMLPAHHDFPYTLRVVSEVTESNGSSSMATVCGTSLALMDAGVPLKAPVAGIAMGLIKEGDRFAVLSDILGDEDHLGDMDFKVAGSANGITSLQMDIKIQGITEEIMKVALGQAKDGRVHILGEMANAITEARAELGEHAPRIEVMKIPVDKIREVIGSGGKVIREIVEKTGAKVNIEDDGTVKIASADGKAIKAAVNWINSIAAEPEVGMIYEGTVVKCVDFGAFVNFFGAKDGLVHISQLAPRKVAKVTDVIKEGDKVWVKLMGFDERGKVRLSMKVVDQETGKEIEKEED, encoded by the coding sequence ATGTTTGATATTCATCGTGTAGAAGTCGAGTGGGGCGGACGTCCTCTCGTCCTCGAAACGGGCAAGGTTGCCCGTCAGGCCGATGGCGCCGTGATGGCGACCTACGGCGAAACCAAGGTGCTGGCGACGGTCGTTTCCGCCAAGCAGCCGAAGCCGGGTCAGGATTTCTTCCCGCTGACCGTGAACTACCAGGAAAAGGCCTTTGCCGCCGGCAAGATCCCGGGCGGCTATTTCAAGCGTGAAGGCCGTCCGTCCGAGCACGAGACCCTGACCTCGCGCCTGATCGACCGTCCGATCCGTCCGCTGTTCGCCGACGGCTACAAGAACGAGACCCAGGTCGTCATCACCGTGCTGTCCCATGACATGGAAAACGCACCGGACATCCTGGCCATGGTTGCCTCTTCCGCAGCGCTGACGCTTTCCGGTGTGCCTTTCATGGGCCCGATCGGCGGTGCGCGCGTCGGCCTTATCAACGGCGAATATGTTCTCAACCCGCTGGTTGACGACATGCCGGAATCCACGCTGGACCTGGTCGTTGCCGGGACGGCCGACGCGGTTCTGATGGTCGAGTCCGAAGCCAAGGAACTTGACGAAGATACCATGCTCGGCGCCGTGATGTTCGGCCACAGCGGTTTCCAGCCCGTGATCGACGCGATCATCAAGCTGGCCGAAGCCGCCGCAAAGGAACCGCGCGAGTTCTCCATGCCCGATCACTCCGCTCTCTACGAGCAGATCAAGGGGATGGCCGCCGACGAGCTGAAAGCGGCTTACGCCATCACCGCGAAGACCGAGCGCAAGAACGCCGTCGACGCGGTCAAGGCCAAGGTTGTCGAAGCGCTGATCACCAATGGCGGTGACGACGCACCTGAAGCAACGGTTCTGGGCGGCGAGTTCAAGAAACTTGAAGCCGAAATCGTCCGCGGTGCCATCCTCGACACCGGCTCCCGTATCGACGGCCGTGACCTGTCGACGGTCCGCGCGATTTCCTCCGAAGTCGGCATCCTGTCCCGTGCCCACGGCTCTGCGCTCTTCACCCGCGGTGAAACCCAGGCTCTGGCGGTTGCCACCCTTGGCACCGGTGAAGACGAACAGTACGTCGATGCGCTGGAAGGCACCTACAAGTCCCATTTCATGCTGCATTACAACTTCCCGCCCTATTCGGTCGGTGAAGCAGGCCGCATGGGGTCCCCCGGCCGTCGTGAAATCGGCCACGGCAAGCTGGCCTGGCGCGCCATCAACCCGATGCTGCCGGCGCACCACGATTTCCCGTACACCCTGCGGGTCGTCTCCGAAGTGACGGAATCCAACGGTTCGTCTTCCATGGCGACCGTCTGCGGCACCTCGCTGGCGCTGATGGATGCCGGCGTGCCGCTGAAGGCACCGGTTGCAGGTATCGCCATGGGCCTGATCAAGGAAGGCGACCGCTTTGCCGTCCTGTCCGACATTCTCGGTGACGAGGATCATCTCGGCGACATGGACTTCAAGGTGGCCGGTTCCGCTAACGGCATTACCTCGCTGCAGATGGATATCAAGATCCAGGGCATCACCGAGGAAATCATGAAGGTCGCTCTCGGCCAGGCGAAGGATGGCCGCGTGCACATCCTCGGTGAAATGGCCAATGCCATCACCGAAGCCCGCGCCGAACTCGGCGAACATGCACCGCGCATCGAAGTGATGAAGATCCCGGTCGACAAGATCCGTGAAGTCATCGGTTCCGGCGGTAAGGTCATCCGCGAAATCGTGGAAAAGACCGGCGCCAAGGTGAACATCGAGGACGACGGCACGGTCAAGATCGCATCCGCCGACGGCAAGGCGATCAAGGCAGCCGTCAACTGGATCAACTCCATCGCCGCCGAGCCGGAAGTGGGCATGATCTACGAAGGCACGGTCGTGAAATGCGTCGACTTCGGTGCGTTTGTGAATTTCTTCGGCGCCAAGGACGGCCTGGTTCACATCTCCCAGCTCGCTCCGCGCAAGGTCGCCAAGGTCACCGACGTGATCAAGGAAGGCGATAAGGTCTGGGTCAAGCTGATGGGCTTCGACGAGCGCGGCAAGGTGCGCCTGTCCATGAAGGTCGTCGACCAGGAGACCGGCAAGGAAATTGAGAAGGAAGAAGACTGA